CGCGCAGCAGGGTTTCCTCGCCGAAGTGTTTGCCAATGAACTGCATGCCAACCGGCAGGTCGTCCACGAATCCGGCGGGAATGGAGATGGCGGGGATACCGGCGATGTTGATCGGAAGTGTGCACACATCGCTGAGGTACATCTGAACCGGATCGTCTGCCTTCTCGCCGATCTTAAAGGCCACGGTGGGCGATGTGGGTGTGACCAGGACATCGTACTTCTCAAAGGCCCGGTCGAAATCGCGTTTGATCAGGGTTCGCACCTTCTGCGCTTTCAGGTAATATGCGTCGTAGTAGCCGGCTGAGAGGGCGTAGGTGCCCAGCATAATACGCCGTTTGACCTCCGCGCCGAAGCCGTACTGCTTGGTCTTCTCCATCGATTCCCACATGCTTGTGGTCTCGCGGTAGGAGTAGCCGTATTTCACGCCGTCGTAGCGCGCAAGGTTGGCTGAAGCCTCCGAGGGCGCGAGGATATAATATGCGGCCAGGCCGTATCTGGTGTTGGGCAGTGAGACGTCCCAGTCGACTTTCGCGCCCAGTTCTTCAAGCTTTTTAACTGCATCCTCTATGGCCTTACGGACGGCGGGCTGCATCCCCTCCACCAGGTACTCGCGCGGTACTCCTATGCGCAGGCCCTTGATATCCGGCTTCAGCGCTCTGGAATAGTCCGGCACCTCCAGCGGCACCGTGGTGGAATCGCGTTTATCATGTCCCGAGATGACATTCATCACCAGTGCGGCATCGGTTACATCTTTAGCTAACGGTCCGATCTGGTCCAGCGAGCTGGCGAAGGCTACCAGCCCGTAGCGGCTGACACGTCCGTAGGTGGGCTTGAGCCCCACCACGCCGCAGAACCCCGCCGGCTGGCGTATGCTTCCACCCGTGTCGGAACCCAGGGCGTAGACGCAGGAATCGGCGGCGACCGCTGCGGCCGAGCCGCCGCTGCTCCCGCCGGGAACGCAGTCCAGCTTCCAGGGATTGTGCGTGGTAAAGAAGGCCGAGTTTTCCGTGGAGGAGCCCATGGCGAACTCGTCCATATTGGCCTTGCCCACCATCACGGCATTAACCGAGTTGAGCTTCTCTATTACGTGCGCGTCGTAGGGCGGCACGAAGTTCTCCAGCATTTTGGAGGAGCAGGTGGTGGTGACGCCCCTGGTGCACATGTTGTCCTTGATGATGGCCGGCACGCCGGTCAGGGGGCTGCACCTGCCCTCAGCGATTGCCCTATCCGCAGCCGCAGCGCTTGCCATCGCCTGTTCGGTAGTGATGCGCATACAGGCACGGATCTTGCCGTCGATGGATTCGAGGTATTTTAGAACGGCGCGCGTCAGCTCGACCGAAGAGATTTTTTTCTCTTTGAGCAGGGCGTGAGACTCGTGGATGGTCAGGCGGTGAAGGTCGTTCATGGATTACTCCAGGACTGCATTGACCTTGAAGCAGCTCTCTTCGCGGTCAGGCGCATTGGCCAGGACATCGTCGACCGGCAGGGAAGGTCTGTCCTCATCCGGCCGGTAGATGTTCTCCAGTGCTACTGATTGTGCTGTAGGCGGAAGGCCTTCGGTGTCCGCCTGGCTGAGTATGTCGAAGTTCTCCAGGATATTGGAGAGCTGAGTGCGGAACCTCTCCACCTCGGCATCGGAGATGCCCAGCCTGGCCAGGAGAGCGATGTGTCGTACTTCTTCGTCTGTTAATTTCATCGGCGTGCATTAAGATTCCATGCCCGAGTTGGTAGATAAGGATTATAACATAAATGAAGCCGTATGGTGACAGGCACTGTCCCGCTCTTGCCCATCACGCGGCCAAGATAACATGCAGTTTTTAAGTTTCACACGGGTTCAGGGATTGCCGTAGCCGCAGATAGAGACATTTATTTTGGTTGTGCCGTTATCTGAAGGGGCCTTGGCCGGGAAGGCAAAGTCATCGAAAAGGGCCTTTAAGTAAAAGGCCTTCTGGGTACCCGACCCGTTCATCACAACACCCGTTGTATCTGTATTGAAAGCGAGCCAGTATGCTCTCCCTTTGGATATCGATACAGGCGGGATATTGATGGTATTCCACGTGTTGGCGGCGCAGGCAGTGGGCTGATCGTTTGAGCTCAGCTTGTTCACAGGATGGTCGGATGCTGGGTCATGATCATAGATGGCGGCTTTGGCGGATCCGGACTTGGAGCTATAGACCATGATTAGATCAGCGCTTCCGTCGCGGTCGGCCGTGAATTTAATGTAGTGCACATTATCCTTTCCGCTGGAGTTCTTATTTGACGTGGACAGTTCGCTGCCCAGTATTTTAGTCATGATAACGGGAGGTGTTGTGCCGGCGGGTGGCTTCAGCTTTTCGCTGATCCACAGCGGGATCTGGTCGTTAGCTTTATCATCGGTTATCCTTTTTTGATTTCCCCCATCGGTATTCATGATATAGATGTCGTCGTTTCCAACAATATTGGAATGGTATACGATTTTCATGCCGTCCGGGGAAAAGCAGGGTTGATAGTCCTTGGCGCTGTTGAATGTGATGCGTTTCTGATTTTTTCCGTCGGCGTGCATGGTATATATCTCAGGATTGCCGTCCCGCTCGCTGACAAAGACGATCCTCTTACCGTCCGGCGACCAGCGCGCCTGCCCGTCATAGCCCTCAGCGGTGGTAAGCCGTAGCTGGTTGCTGCCGTCGGCATCCATGACATAGATCTCATAGTTGCCGTCACGGTCTGTATAGAATACGATTTTATCTCCCGCAGGTGACCAGCGCGGCCTTTGATCGTTAGGTTTGCTCACCGTCAGCCGCTGGAGATTGCCGCCGTCGGCGTCCATAACATAGATCTCGTAATTACCGTCCCGGTTACTGACAAACGCTATTTTCTTGTTGCCGGCTGACCAGTCAACCTGTTGGTCGATGAAATTATTTTTAGTCAGATTAGTATCATTCGATACGTCCGCATCTATGCTGTATATCTCATAATTTTTATCGCGGCTGGTGCAAAAATATAATTTTTTCAGGTCAGCGGACCAGCTGGATTGCACATTGAAATATTTGCTCGTATTGTCGTGAGCGGTGAATAGTTGCGGATCCGATCCGTCCGGATTCATAACCCAAACCTGCCAGGTACCATCACGATTGCTGTCAAAGATGATCATGCCGCGCTCTGAAGAGCCGACCGGCATGCCGGGCAGTATCGCGAAAACAAAGACAACCACGGCATAAACCGCCGTAAGCCCGATGCCGGTCCAGAGCATAGCCTTCGCTTTGCCGGGCTCTTTAGATTTATTCATGAACCAGGCGAGCAGACCTCCTATGAAAGCGAGCAGTACAGGGGCCAGCCACCACAGTCCCGAGGGTACTTTGACGTCACGATGGGGTGTTTGTTTACCGGTATCGGTTGCAGCGGATGGAGTTATTATCGCCTTTTTTATTACGGGAGGCACACTTGTGGCAGGGGTCACAGCGGCTGCTGTCTGCGGTTGCGCCATCGGTACAGCCGGCGGAGCAATCCTGCCGACGTCCTGTTTGGACTCGGTTGCAGGAGCGATGTTGCTGATCTCCTGCTTCGGCGCGGACGGTTGCTGTTCTATCTGTTTCTGCTTTGATTTAGATCGAGCATCGCCGGTTGGCATCGGAGCAGACGGCTGCTCCTTTATGGTGAACAATTTATTGGCACAGGACGTACAGTAGACCCTGTCCTTGACCTCTGTATAACAGGCTTTGCAGACCAGGTGCCCGCATTCGCTACAAGCTCCAACGGCGTCTTTCCCAGGATGCTGGGTGCAGTATGACATATCGGACCTCCTCGCCACAAAAGGATGTTTGGATGTGATGTATCATACTCGATATATATAATAATGGTCAACGAGAGAGCAGCACTGAAAGCAAGCGGGGTTAAATTTTAGTCCATCTGTACCCGCTTAATGCCCAGAGCACCACGTTGGTTCCGTAGAATACCCAGACCAGGCAGAACATTACCTGTGAGACGTTTCCCAGGCCCAGGTTATAGACCTCCCCGAAAATCTCTGTAATGTACCAGCAGGTGGCTGCTATGGCCACCATCCAGGCATTGGGCGCGGGATAGAGCTTGCGGCGCATCGTCTCCCACGCCAGCCAGGTCGTGGTGCAGAAGAAAGCTGTGTAAACCGGACCGAGCACGCCGTGCCCGACCCGCACGATGTCATTCCACAGGATCGCTATTACAATCACGGCTGAGCCGTAGATTAACACGGGAAGCCATAATTCAGACAGCCTGAACTTTTTGAAGTAACCGAAGCCGCGTCCTACGCGTATGATCAGGAAAATATGGGCGATAATGGAGAGCACGCCGCCGATCATGAAGACCCAGCCTCCCACGGTCATTCCTGGAACCGCAACCACCACACTCATCAGTATATCCGTGGGCAGCATACAGCAGAACGCCAGCAGCAGCAGCGTCCAGTCATTTTTCTCCAGCGCATACCTTCCTGCGATAAGAACGATGATCATCGACAACAGGGTGATACCCGGCTTGGCGATGGCGGGATAGAGACTGCCTGTGCCGTAGAGATAGTTGATCCAGTCGACGCCGAAGATTGATCCAGCCAGCAGCAGAGTGGCGCCCAGCAGCGCAAATACCCATATTCGCCTTGCGCCCTGCAATACCGCTCCCTGAAGCTGTCCATTACTCATCTTAACCTCCAAAACTCAAATCGGAGAGGTGGTTTTCTTTATCAGGAATTAATCAAATAGCTCTTTAATAAGAGTATGCTTAGCCATTTCAAGGTATACTGATAGGTCGTTTATGATATTGTTCAGGGTGCCGACCCGTATAGGATTATGTGCCGGTATGGTTATATGATGCTCAGCGCCTTTGATATTACTGGTTATTTTGATGTGACTGCCGGCACGATGGCTTTCCCGATATCCATACCTCGTTAGAAGTGAAACAAGTTTCTCGCCACCGATATCACGCGGCAGCTTCATACTTTGATGACCTCGTC
This genomic window from Dehalococcoidia bacterium contains:
- the gatA gene encoding Asp-tRNA(Asn)/Glu-tRNA(Gln) amidotransferase subunit GatA, with the translated sequence MNDLHRLTIHESHALLKEKKISSVELTRAVLKYLESIDGKIRACMRITTEQAMASAAAADRAIAEGRCSPLTGVPAIIKDNMCTRGVTTTCSSKMLENFVPPYDAHVIEKLNSVNAVMVGKANMDEFAMGSSTENSAFFTTHNPWKLDCVPGGSSGGSAAAVAADSCVYALGSDTGGSIRQPAGFCGVVGLKPTYGRVSRYGLVAFASSLDQIGPLAKDVTDAALVMNVISGHDKRDSTTVPLEVPDYSRALKPDIKGLRIGVPREYLVEGMQPAVRKAIEDAVKKLEELGAKVDWDVSLPNTRYGLAAYYILAPSEASANLARYDGVKYGYSYRETTSMWESMEKTKQYGFGAEVKRRIMLGTYALSAGYYDAYYLKAQKVRTLIKRDFDRAFEKYDVLVTPTSPTVAFKIGEKADDPVQMYLSDVCTLPINIAGIPAISIPAGFVDDLPVGMQFIGKHFGEETLLRAAYTYEQATPWHKQKPVIA
- a CDS encoding DUF5050 domain-containing protein translates to MSYCTQHPGKDAVGACSECGHLVCKACYTEVKDRVYCTSCANKLFTIKEQPSAPMPTGDARSKSKQKQIEQQPSAPKQEISNIAPATESKQDVGRIAPPAVPMAQPQTAAAVTPATSVPPVIKKAIITPSAATDTGKQTPHRDVKVPSGLWWLAPVLLAFIGGLLAWFMNKSKEPGKAKAMLWTGIGLTAVYAVVVFVFAILPGMPVGSSERGMIIFDSNRDGTWQVWVMNPDGSDPQLFTAHDNTSKYFNVQSSWSADLKKLYFCTSRDKNYEIYSIDADVSNDTNLTKNNFIDQQVDWSAGNKKIAFVSNRDGNYEIYVMDADGGNLQRLTVSKPNDQRPRWSPAGDKIVFYTDRDGNYEIYVMDADGSNQLRLTTAEGYDGQARWSPDGKRIVFVSERDGNPEIYTMHADGKNQKRITFNSAKDYQPCFSPDGMKIVYHSNIVGNDDIYIMNTDGGNQKRITDDKANDQIPLWISEKLKPPAGTTPPVIMTKILGSELSTSNKNSSGKDNVHYIKFTADRDGSADLIMVYSSKSGSAKAAIYDHDPASDHPVNKLSSNDQPTACAANTWNTINIPPVSISKGRAYWLAFNTDTTGVVMNGSGTQKAFYLKALFDDFAFPAKAPSDNGTTKINVSICGYGNP
- a CDS encoding type II toxin-antitoxin system HicA family toxin; the encoded protein is MKLPRDIGGEKLVSLLTRYGYRESHRAGSHIKITSNIKGAEHHITIPAHNPIRVGTLNNIINDLSVYLEMAKHTLIKELFD
- the gatC gene encoding Asp-tRNA(Asn)/Glu-tRNA(Gln) amidotransferase subunit GatC; the protein is MKLTDEEVRHIALLARLGISDAEVERFRTQLSNILENFDILSQADTEGLPPTAQSVALENIYRPDEDRPSLPVDDVLANAPDREESCFKVNAVLE